A DNA window from Amycolatopsis sp. DSM 110486 contains the following coding sequences:
- a CDS encoding type II 3-dehydroquinate dehydratase, protein MSLSRFRGPDPTPWRIGVIDGPNMPNLGHRSETIYGPIKSLADLQKLVAEMAGELGVSVVPFASNHEGEILDFIHRTAREIDGYVINPADLTTYGEATRHALDDTTKPVVECHFANTARHFAEVTPPQLVQQSRFTYTATGLVMGLRQYSYLGALLALTLALDDADFLAGGTRRH, encoded by the coding sequence ATGTCCCTCTCGCGCTTCCGCGGACCGGACCCGACACCGTGGCGCATCGGCGTGATCGACGGCCCGAACATGCCCAACCTCGGCCACCGCTCCGAGACCATCTACGGCCCGATCAAGTCCCTGGCCGACCTCCAAAAGCTCGTGGCCGAGATGGCCGGTGAGCTCGGCGTGTCCGTCGTCCCGTTCGCCTCCAACCACGAGGGCGAGATCCTCGACTTCATCCACCGCACCGCGCGCGAGATCGACGGCTACGTCATCAACCCCGCCGACCTCACCACCTACGGCGAAGCCACGCGCCACGCCCTCGACGACACGACCAAACCCGTCGTCGAATGCCATTTCGCCAACACCGCCCGGCACTTCGCCGAGGTGACGCCGCCGCAGCTCGTGCAGCAGTCGCGGTTCACCTACACCGCGACCGGCCTGGTCATGGGCCTGCGCCAGTACAGCTACCTCGGGGCGCTCCTGGCCCTGACCCTGGCGCTGGACGACGCGGATTTCCTCGCCGGCGGGACCCGCCGGCACTGA
- a CDS encoding bile acid:sodium symporter family protein, whose translation MTTVFAPLTRPVSALLAKLRIDPFIAAILLTVGVASLLPASGGTATGFGIAANIAVGLLFFLYGARLSSKEAIDGLKHWRLHVTVLSATFVLFPLLGLAASFLSPGLLTSPLYTGVLFLCLLPSTVQSSIAFTSIAKGNVAAAICSASVSNLLGIVLTPLLVALLLATDGPGVSGQAILDIVLQLLVPFVAGQLARRWIGGWVSRHSAPLKLVDRGSILLVVYTAFSEGMTEGIWHKLDIGPLFVLLGVCVVLLAAVLTTTSVGARLLGFDRADRITIVFCGSKKSLASGLPMATVLFGHGQVGLIVLPLMLFHQIQLIVCAAMARRYAREAAADEQGELVPAS comes from the coding sequence ATGACGACCGTGTTCGCCCCGTTGACCCGCCCCGTTTCCGCGCTGCTGGCCAAGCTGCGGATCGACCCGTTCATCGCCGCCATCCTGCTGACGGTGGGCGTCGCGTCGCTCCTGCCTGCCTCCGGCGGCACCGCCACCGGCTTCGGGATCGCGGCGAACATCGCGGTGGGACTGCTGTTCTTCCTCTACGGCGCAAGGCTTTCGAGCAAGGAAGCCATCGACGGCCTGAAGCACTGGCGCCTGCACGTCACTGTGCTGTCCGCCACATTCGTGCTGTTCCCCTTGCTGGGCCTCGCCGCGTCGTTCCTCTCCCCCGGGCTGCTCACGTCGCCGCTCTACACCGGCGTGCTGTTCCTGTGCCTGCTGCCGTCCACGGTGCAGTCGTCGATCGCGTTCACGTCGATCGCCAAGGGCAACGTCGCGGCCGCCATCTGCAGCGCGTCGGTGTCGAACCTGCTCGGCATCGTGCTGACGCCGCTGCTCGTCGCGCTGCTGCTCGCGACCGACGGCCCGGGCGTGAGCGGTCAGGCGATCCTGGACATCGTGCTGCAGCTGCTCGTGCCGTTCGTCGCCGGCCAGCTCGCACGCCGCTGGATCGGCGGCTGGGTCAGCCGCCACTCGGCGCCACTGAAGCTCGTGGACCGCGGCTCGATCCTGCTCGTCGTCTACACCGCCTTCAGCGAGGGCATGACCGAAGGCATCTGGCACAAGCTCGACATCGGCCCGCTGTTCGTGCTGCTGGGCGTGTGCGTGGTGCTGCTCGCCGCCGTGCTCACCACTACGAGCGTCGGCGCGCGGCTGCTCGGCTTCGACCGCGCCGACCGCATCACGATCGTGTTCTGCGGCTCCAAGAAGAGCTTGGCCAGCGGCCTGCCGATGGCCACCGTGCTCTTCGGCCACGGACAGGTGGGCCTGATCGTGCTGCCGCTGATGCTGTTCCACCAGATCCAGCTGATCGTGTGCGCCGCGATGGCCCGCCGCTACGCCCGCGAGGCCGCGGCCGACGAGCAGGGTGAGCTGGTCCCCGCGAGCTGA
- a CDS encoding DUF1062 domain-containing protein — MVEPTRFPVLLRRCTACGHDRFRASGKFRVNANHKLLDAWLLVLCSSCGDTAKLSVLERVNVRSVRPELMERLHTNDLGLAAELLQDPVVLHRNHVALDWAGAWRLDTGGSDHLDREVIDVSVRFAARIPVRPVRLIADGCALSRAEVERLLAEGKLVSAARLSGKLSGDFTFTLCCLPRLRRGGRHRL, encoded by the coding sequence GTGGTCGAACCCACCCGTTTTCCCGTCCTGCTCCGTCGCTGCACGGCCTGCGGTCACGACCGTTTCCGCGCCAGTGGCAAATTCCGCGTCAACGCAAACCACAAGCTCCTCGACGCCTGGCTCCTCGTGCTCTGCTCCTCGTGCGGAGACACGGCGAAACTATCGGTCCTGGAGCGGGTCAACGTGCGCTCCGTCCGTCCCGAACTGATGGAACGGTTGCACACCAACGATCTCGGCCTCGCCGCCGAGCTGCTCCAGGACCCGGTCGTGCTGCACCGCAACCACGTCGCCCTCGACTGGGCCGGCGCCTGGCGCCTCGACACCGGCGGATCGGATCACCTCGACCGTGAGGTGATCGACGTTTCGGTCCGCTTCGCCGCCCGGATTCCAGTCCGGCCGGTGCGCTTGATCGCCGACGGCTGCGCACTTTCGCGCGCCGAGGTCGAAAGGCTGCTCGCCGAAGGGAAACTCGTTTCGGCGGCCCGCCTGAGCGGCAAGCTCTCCGGCGACTTCACCTTCACGCTGTGTTGTCTGCCCCGGCTCCGCCGGGGCGGGCGACATCGCCTTTGA
- a CDS encoding acyl-CoA dehydrogenase family protein: MQALGGWGYSREFPVEQWMRDAKLEEDTSDTMRLVISRRL, encoded by the coding sequence GTGCAAGCCCTCGGCGGCTGGGGCTACTCGCGCGAGTTCCCCGTCGAGCAGTGGATGCGCGACGCGAAGCTCGAAGAAGACACGTCGGACACCATGCGGCTGGTGATCTCGCGCCGGCTGTGA
- a CDS encoding phosphotransferase family protein, protein MTSTLDEQLHEFLSAQLGSVPKIVDLTRVGVGRSRENWVFDLVDPATDEREPLILRRDPEGGLVDTDRGTEFAVLRALEPSGLPAPQARWLDSDGRWLGKPSLIMRREPGDCDYRVVNGDRPPAERADLARRFCELLAQVHSVDWRSTGLGAVLEDPGEQAALAELNRWETVLRQDQLEALPEVDLAVAWLREHAPASPRTVLVHADFKPGNILLQGNHISALLDWELAHLGDPLEDLGWVVQPLRRREHLIEGVWERDDLVRHYRETTGLDVDETALEWWVVFSTFKTVVMQVSGLRAFLDERSDEPYRPTRRVLRTLLTAIAERS, encoded by the coding sequence ATGACCAGCACGCTCGACGAGCAGCTGCACGAGTTCCTCTCGGCGCAGCTCGGCTCGGTCCCGAAGATCGTCGACCTGACCCGCGTCGGCGTCGGCCGCTCGCGGGAGAACTGGGTGTTCGACCTCGTCGATCCCGCCACGGACGAACGCGAGCCGCTGATCCTGCGCCGCGACCCCGAAGGCGGCCTGGTCGACACCGACCGCGGCACGGAGTTCGCCGTCCTGCGCGCCCTGGAACCGAGCGGGCTCCCGGCGCCGCAGGCCCGCTGGCTCGACTCGGACGGCCGGTGGCTCGGCAAACCGTCGCTGATCATGCGCCGCGAACCCGGCGACTGCGACTACCGCGTGGTCAACGGCGACCGCCCGCCGGCCGAACGCGCCGACCTGGCCCGGCGGTTCTGCGAACTGCTGGCCCAAGTCCACTCCGTCGACTGGCGCTCGACCGGCCTCGGCGCCGTGCTCGAAGATCCGGGGGAACAGGCGGCGCTGGCCGAGCTGAACCGCTGGGAGACCGTGTTGCGCCAGGACCAGCTCGAAGCACTGCCCGAAGTGGACCTTGCTGTTGCGTGGCTGCGCGAGCACGCTCCCGCGTCGCCGCGCACCGTGCTCGTGCACGCGGATTTCAAGCCCGGCAACATCCTGCTGCAAGGCAACCACATTTCCGCGCTGCTCGACTGGGAGCTCGCGCACCTCGGCGACCCGCTGGAAGACCTCGGCTGGGTCGTGCAGCCCCTGCGTCGCCGCGAGCACCTCATCGAGGGCGTGTGGGAACGCGACGATCTCGTCCGCCACTATCGCGAGACCACCGGCCTCGACGTCGACGAGACGGCGCTGGAGTGGTGGGTGGTTTTCTCGACCTTCAAAACCGTGGTCATGCAGGTCAGCGGGCTCCGGGCCTTCCTCGACGAGCGCAGCGACGAACCGTACCGCCCGACCCGACGCGTGCTGCGGACCCTGCTGACCGCGATCGCCGAAAGGAGCTGA
- a CDS encoding LysR substrate-binding domain-containing protein produces MLDSRLCRSFLAVAETRSFTAAARRLGVGQPTVSQHIRRLEREAGGLLFQRDTHAVDLTARGQAMLGFAQTIVDTEERAARHFRGTQVRGRVRFGVSEDFVLEEVPEILRRLRRSHPLVDVELHVELSDVLARRLAEGRLDLVLGKRRPGAPGPARVLRREPLVWIGSTATVLEAGQPVPLVQYPMPSVTRQLAVEALERAGLEWRAACLTSSLTGLRAAAAAGLGITVHARSLVPDGLLELPAHLGLPDPGDVEFMLLLRDATEGPAAALADFVVAKLGQE; encoded by the coding sequence ATGCTGGATTCCCGCCTGTGCCGCTCCTTCCTCGCGGTGGCCGAAACCCGCAGCTTTACCGCCGCGGCCCGGCGGCTGGGTGTGGGCCAGCCCACAGTCAGCCAGCACATCCGGCGCCTCGAAAGGGAAGCCGGCGGGCTGCTGTTCCAACGCGACACCCACGCGGTCGACCTCACCGCGCGCGGGCAGGCGATGCTGGGCTTCGCCCAGACCATTGTGGACACGGAAGAACGTGCCGCGCGTCACTTCCGCGGGACCCAGGTGCGGGGGCGCGTCCGCTTCGGAGTGTCCGAGGACTTCGTGCTCGAAGAGGTGCCCGAGATCCTGCGCCGGCTGCGGCGCAGCCACCCGCTCGTCGACGTGGAGCTCCACGTCGAACTGTCTGATGTGCTCGCCCGCCGCCTCGCCGAGGGCCGCCTCGACCTGGTGCTCGGAAAACGCCGCCCCGGCGCCCCCGGCCCCGCCCGCGTCCTGCGGCGCGAACCCCTGGTGTGGATCGGCTCGACGGCCACCGTGCTGGAGGCCGGTCAGCCCGTGCCGCTCGTGCAGTACCCCATGCCGTCGGTCACGCGTCAGCTCGCCGTCGAGGCGCTCGAACGCGCGGGCCTCGAATGGCGCGCCGCGTGCCTCACCTCCAGCCTCACCGGCCTGCGCGCCGCGGCGGCCGCCGGGCTCGGCATCACGGTCCACGCCCGCAGCCTCGTCCCGGACGGCCTCCTCGAGCTCCCGGCCCACCTCGGCCTGCCCGACCCGGGCGACGTGGAGTTCATGCTCCTGCTGCGCGACGCGACCGAAGGCCCGGCGGCGGCACTGGCGGATTTCGTGGTGGCGAAGCTCGGACAGGAGTGA
- a CDS encoding IclR family transcriptional regulator, producing MAADTGAERFSRVFDTLELLVGHPEGMTLTEIVKRLGMPASSAHNLLQRMAATDVIVVSDDLRYSLGSRAVRLGIRIVDGLEVRDVARRPLQELTRATGEDVYLAVRLGTRVSYIDRFPGTRPIAVDIRLGQSLFLHATAVGKLFAAFHPPLHRRLMGEPRPRLTEHTLTEEADLERELETIRRAGYSVSREEAIPGVVGYGFPIRDAYGEITAAIHISVPLAQIDETHEKLLLDKAFEAAASIEADLGRSGADLSRRGRRA from the coding sequence GTGGCAGCCGACACAGGAGCGGAACGGTTCTCGCGGGTGTTCGACACGCTCGAGCTGCTCGTCGGGCACCCGGAGGGCATGACGCTCACCGAGATCGTGAAACGGCTCGGGATGCCGGCGAGCAGCGCCCACAACCTGTTGCAGCGGATGGCCGCCACCGACGTCATCGTGGTCTCCGACGACCTGCGCTACTCGCTCGGCTCGCGCGCGGTGCGCCTGGGCATCCGCATCGTCGACGGCCTGGAGGTGCGTGACGTCGCCCGCCGCCCCCTGCAGGAGCTGACCCGCGCGACCGGCGAGGACGTCTACCTCGCGGTGCGCCTCGGCACGCGGGTGTCCTACATCGACCGGTTCCCCGGCACGCGCCCGATCGCGGTCGACATCCGGCTGGGCCAGTCGCTGTTCCTGCACGCCACGGCCGTCGGCAAGCTGTTCGCCGCGTTCCACCCGCCGCTGCACCGGCGGCTGATGGGCGAACCGCGGCCGCGGCTGACCGAGCACACGCTCACCGAAGAGGCCGATCTCGAGCGCGAGCTGGAGACGATCCGGCGCGCCGGCTACTCCGTGAGCCGCGAGGAAGCCATCCCCGGCGTCGTCGGCTACGGGTTCCCGATCCGCGACGCGTACGGCGAGATCACGGCCGCCATCCACATCTCGGTGCCGCTCGCGCAGATCGACGAGACACACGAGAAGCTGTTGCTGGACAAAGCTTTCGAGGCGGCCGCCTCGATCGAAGCCGACCTGGGCCGCAGCGGTGCGGACCTGTCGCGGCGCGGCCGCCGGGCCTAG
- a CDS encoding acetyl-CoA hydrolase/transferase family protein codes for MTADEGWLTGVLKPGDLVVVAQGTGEPTPLLEQLVRAAPPDVEVFVGLSHSTALTGPAARELPLVSFGALGPLGRLAANGTVSVIPCHFRDVPRALASRNPEQIVVALQVSSADETGHHSLGLSVDYTYDLLGRARAVVAEVNDRLPHTSAPRVHSSQLTATVLSSRPMPTITAGTTGPVHETIARHVAGLVPDGATIQLGVGTLPSAIGRALESRRDLRVHSTLAGSWLLDLARSGALSDEPGAVTICEAAGSPELYDWVVESGVLVRPVSDLSRPGAFADVDHFVAMNSALQVDLTGQVNAEELGSGYVGGIGGQPDYLRAAQQSRDGCSVVMLPATTGEGTRSRIVRGLHAGAVTTPRSHVDVVVTEHGIADLRGKSLTERADALIAIAAPGHRSSLRETP; via the coding sequence GTGACCGCGGACGAGGGCTGGCTCACCGGCGTCCTGAAACCCGGCGACCTCGTCGTGGTCGCGCAGGGCACCGGCGAGCCGACGCCCCTGCTCGAACAGCTGGTGCGGGCGGCCCCGCCCGACGTCGAGGTGTTCGTCGGGCTCAGCCACAGCACCGCGCTCACCGGCCCGGCCGCCCGTGAGCTGCCGCTGGTGTCGTTCGGCGCGCTGGGCCCGCTCGGCCGGCTCGCCGCGAACGGCACCGTCTCCGTGATCCCGTGTCACTTCCGCGACGTCCCGCGCGCGCTCGCGAGCCGCAACCCCGAGCAGATCGTGGTGGCGCTGCAGGTGTCGAGCGCCGACGAGACCGGTCACCACAGCCTCGGTCTGTCCGTCGACTACACCTACGACCTGCTCGGCCGTGCCCGCGCCGTCGTCGCCGAGGTCAACGACCGCCTGCCGCACACGAGCGCGCCCCGCGTGCACTCCTCGCAGCTGACGGCGACCGTGCTCAGCTCCCGGCCGATGCCGACGATCACGGCCGGCACGACCGGGCCGGTGCACGAAACGATCGCGCGGCACGTCGCCGGCCTGGTGCCCGACGGTGCGACGATCCAGCTCGGCGTCGGCACGCTGCCGTCGGCGATCGGCCGGGCGTTGGAGTCCCGACGCGACCTGCGCGTGCACTCGACGCTCGCCGGCTCCTGGCTGCTCGACCTCGCCCGCTCCGGCGCGCTGAGCGACGAGCCGGGCGCCGTGACGATCTGCGAGGCCGCCGGCTCCCCGGAGCTCTACGACTGGGTGGTCGAATCCGGGGTGCTCGTGCGGCCCGTCTCGGACCTGTCGCGGCCGGGCGCGTTCGCCGACGTCGACCACTTCGTGGCGATGAACTCCGCGCTGCAGGTGGATCTCACCGGTCAGGTCAACGCGGAGGAGCTCGGCTCCGGCTACGTCGGCGGGATCGGCGGCCAGCCCGACTACCTGCGCGCGGCCCAGCAGTCGCGGGACGGCTGTTCGGTCGTGATGCTCCCCGCCACGACGGGCGAGGGCACCCGGTCCCGCATCGTGCGCGGCTTGCACGCCGGTGCCGTCACCACACCACGGTCCCATGTGGACGTCGTCGTCACCGAACACGGGATCGCCGACCTGCGCGGCAAAAGCCTCACCGAGCGTGCCGACGCCCTCATCGCCATCGCGGCCCCCGGCCACCGTTCCTCACTGCGGGAGACGCCATGA
- a CDS encoding MFS transporter, with the protein MRATTAMGRRRVAVACIIGNFLEYFDFGVYGFLAVAIGHEFFPGGSSAVGLLKSLAVFGVAFAVRPLGGVVFGLIGDRAGRKVSLSASVALMGVATTLIGVLPSYATIGIAAPVLLVLLRCLQGLAVGGEWGASSAYLIETAPADRRGIPGSFPSMAAALGLIFGALLSLAFQLSLSAAALDSWGWRVPFFVAAPLAAVGLYVRQRLEDTPIFEELAKSDAPRARLKDALRRDQAKAIFVTFGFSWICGVGLYFLGTYVVNYLTATAHVGGTRATVLTSIGLAIYCALCPLAGRLSDRLGRRRTLLFGCLGHVVFGIPVFMALGTGSTPVVIVALIVFAIFQAPINANTSLVLIEMFPASTRLTSGALGFNLGVGAPSGFAPLVAAALVVSTGLSYAPGILLVGVALICGLILLFWLPETAGRDLTLDVDATKSGPAPTIAGKVTEVVSP; encoded by the coding sequence ATGAGGGCCACCACGGCGATGGGCAGACGGCGGGTCGCCGTCGCGTGCATCATCGGGAACTTCCTGGAGTACTTCGACTTCGGCGTGTACGGGTTTCTCGCCGTGGCCATCGGGCACGAGTTCTTCCCCGGCGGGTCCAGCGCGGTGGGGCTGCTGAAGTCCCTGGCGGTGTTCGGGGTGGCGTTCGCGGTGCGGCCGCTGGGTGGCGTCGTGTTCGGGCTCATCGGGGACCGGGCCGGACGGAAGGTGTCGTTGTCGGCGAGTGTGGCGCTGATGGGCGTCGCGACGACGTTGATCGGGGTGCTGCCGTCGTACGCGACGATCGGGATCGCGGCGCCGGTGCTGCTGGTGTTGCTGCGGTGCCTGCAGGGGCTGGCCGTGGGCGGCGAGTGGGGTGCGAGCTCGGCCTACCTGATCGAGACGGCGCCGGCCGACCGGCGCGGGATCCCCGGCAGCTTCCCGTCCATGGCGGCGGCGCTGGGGCTCATCTTCGGCGCCCTGCTGTCGCTCGCCTTCCAGCTCTCCCTCAGCGCCGCGGCCCTCGACAGCTGGGGCTGGCGCGTGCCGTTCTTCGTCGCGGCGCCGCTGGCCGCCGTCGGCCTCTACGTCCGCCAGCGGCTGGAGGACACACCGATCTTCGAAGAGCTCGCGAAGAGCGACGCGCCGCGGGCCCGGCTGAAGGACGCGCTGCGCCGCGACCAGGCGAAGGCGATCTTCGTGACCTTCGGGTTCTCCTGGATCTGCGGGGTGGGCCTGTACTTCCTCGGCACCTACGTCGTGAACTACCTGACCGCGACCGCGCACGTCGGCGGCACCCGCGCGACCGTGCTGACCTCGATCGGGCTCGCCATCTACTGCGCGCTGTGCCCGCTCGCGGGCCGGCTGTCCGACCGGCTGGGCCGGCGCCGCACGCTGCTGTTCGGCTGCCTCGGCCACGTCGTGTTCGGCATCCCGGTGTTCATGGCGCTCGGGACCGGGTCGACGCCGGTCGTGATCGTCGCGCTGATCGTGTTCGCGATCTTCCAGGCACCGATCAACGCCAACACCTCGCTGGTGCTCATCGAGATGTTCCCGGCCTCGACGCGGCTCACCAGCGGGGCGCTCGGCTTCAACCTCGGCGTCGGCGCGCCGTCGGGCTTCGCGCCGCTGGTCGCCGCGGCGCTGGTGGTGTCGACCGGGCTGAGCTACGCACCGGGCATCCTGCTGGTCGGCGTCGCACTGATCTGCGGGCTGATCCTGCTGTTCTGGCTGCCGGAGACGGCCGGGCGCGACCTCACGCTCGACGTCGACGCGACCAAGTCCGGCCCCGCCCCGACGATCGCGGGCAAGGTGACCGAGGTCGTGTCGCCGTGA
- a CDS encoding alcohol dehydrogenase catalytic domain-containing protein: MRAAVLTAPDRFEVHDRPVPEPTADQLLVRVAACGICGHDVLARKGLLAAKPGQVLGHEIAGRVEAVGPAGNTSWLGRRVALVQRFPCGTCAECVAGHTNTCRSGPGFYGEDLPGGYAEYVLAGPVNAVALPDTIDDASGAILSCALGTGLHALRRTRAAAGDVVLVTGASGGVGVHTVRIAAALGATVIALTSSDIKRQALLDSGAQAVVTVAEGAPAVRAAAADLGRPRGVDVAIETTGTPTFTLSLKALAPHGRLAVVGNTDPGAVEVHLGLMILKELEIVGSAHANRRELLDVVDLVSSGKVTPVPPRVWPLDDVAAAHAAVDSGAFVGRAVVRP; encoded by the coding sequence ATGCGAGCCGCGGTGCTGACGGCGCCGGACCGCTTCGAGGTGCACGACCGCCCGGTCCCCGAACCCACGGCCGACCAGCTGCTCGTGCGGGTGGCCGCGTGCGGGATCTGCGGCCACGACGTGCTGGCGCGCAAGGGTTTGCTGGCCGCCAAACCCGGCCAGGTGCTCGGGCACGAGATCGCCGGACGCGTCGAGGCCGTCGGTCCCGCCGGCAACACTTCGTGGCTGGGCCGCCGGGTCGCGCTCGTGCAGCGGTTCCCGTGCGGCACGTGCGCCGAGTGCGTGGCCGGGCACACCAACACCTGCCGCAGCGGCCCGGGCTTCTACGGCGAGGACCTGCCCGGCGGTTACGCCGAGTACGTCCTCGCCGGGCCGGTCAACGCGGTCGCCCTTCCCGACACCATCGACGACGCCTCAGGCGCGATCCTTTCCTGTGCGCTGGGCACCGGACTGCATGCGCTGCGCCGCACCCGGGCCGCGGCAGGCGACGTCGTGCTCGTGACCGGCGCGAGCGGCGGCGTCGGTGTCCACACGGTACGGATCGCCGCCGCACTCGGCGCCACCGTGATCGCCCTGACGAGCAGTGACATCAAAAGGCAAGCGCTACTGGACTCGGGCGCCCAAGCCGTGGTGACCGTCGCGGAAGGCGCACCGGCCGTGCGCGCGGCCGCCGCGGACCTTGGCCGCCCGCGCGGAGTCGACGTCGCGATCGAGACCACCGGCACCCCGACCTTCACGCTGTCGCTGAAAGCCTTGGCGCCGCACGGAAGGCTGGCCGTCGTCGGCAACACCGACCCCGGCGCCGTCGAAGTCCACTTGGGACTCATGATCCTCAAGGAGCTCGAAATCGTCGGCTCGGCCCACGCGAACCGCCGGGAGCTGCTCGACGTCGTCGACCTCGTCTCCAGCGGCAAGGTGACCCCCGTGCCGCCGCGGGTCTGGCCCCTCGACGACGTCGCCGCCGCCCACGCCGCCGTCGACTCCGGCGCGTTCGTCGGCCGGGCAGTGGTCCGGCCGTGA
- a CDS encoding VOC family protein, translating to MGSVRQVQITFDCASPERVARFWCEVLGYVVPPPPDGFATWDEFTRSLPPEKQDAGFVCGDPTGAGPRMYFQRVPEGKVVKNRVHLDVRVGTGLVGAERVAVLEAECARLVALGAVRQQLLVADEENESCLVMQDVEGNEFCLD from the coding sequence ATGGGGTCAGTCAGGCAGGTCCAGATCACCTTCGACTGCGCGTCGCCGGAGCGCGTCGCGCGGTTCTGGTGCGAGGTGCTCGGCTACGTCGTCCCGCCGCCGCCGGACGGGTTCGCGACCTGGGACGAGTTCACCCGCTCTCTGCCGCCGGAGAAACAGGACGCGGGGTTCGTGTGCGGTGATCCCACCGGCGCCGGCCCGCGGATGTACTTCCAGCGCGTGCCCGAAGGCAAGGTCGTCAAGAACCGGGTGCACCTCGACGTGCGGGTCGGCACCGGGCTCGTGGGTGCGGAGCGTGTCGCCGTCCTCGAAGCCGAATGCGCCCGCCTGGTCGCGCTCGGCGCGGTTCGCCAGCAGTTGCTGGTCGCCGACGAGGAGAACGAGTCGTGCCTGGTGATGCAGGACGTCGAGGGCAACGAGTTCTGCCTCGACTGA
- a CDS encoding CaiB/BaiF CoA-transferase family protein — MTAPLHGMTVLDLSQQLPGPYATFLLASLGADVLKVEPPAGDPARRFDPPMFERVNAGKRSVFLDLKSPADRERLLELAAGCAVFVEGFRPGVTARLGCDEKAVREVRPDVVYCSISGMGQTGPLAGHPTHDLSLQAMAGILGDAGESDRIGVPWVDLGTATTAALAITAAWHAGGGTFLDLAMLDVATGWSSVKPLAVTEPEATYGVVGATDGFVALALLEDHMWLRLCTALGWPADPALATYAERRGHAAEIRARLETAFAQCTVAELIALAHEHDLPLGPTDATGDPDTVAQLRARGRDGSPAARHTPLPLNLITPQES; from the coding sequence GTGACCGCCCCGCTGCACGGCATGACCGTGCTCGACCTGAGCCAGCAGCTGCCGGGACCATACGCGACCTTCCTGCTCGCGTCACTCGGCGCCGACGTCCTCAAGGTCGAGCCGCCCGCCGGCGACCCGGCCCGCCGCTTCGACCCGCCGATGTTCGAGCGCGTCAACGCCGGCAAGCGCAGCGTTTTCCTCGATTTGAAGTCGCCCGCCGACCGCGAGCGACTGCTGGAGCTGGCAGCCGGGTGCGCGGTGTTCGTCGAGGGCTTCCGCCCCGGCGTCACCGCCCGCCTCGGCTGCGACGAGAAGGCCGTGCGCGAGGTGCGCCCGGACGTCGTCTATTGCTCGATCAGCGGAATGGGCCAGACCGGACCGCTGGCGGGCCATCCCACGCACGACCTGTCGCTGCAGGCCATGGCCGGAATCCTCGGCGATGCGGGAGAGTCCGACCGCATCGGCGTGCCGTGGGTCGACCTCGGCACCGCCACCACGGCCGCACTCGCGATCACCGCGGCGTGGCACGCGGGCGGCGGCACCTTCCTCGACCTGGCGATGCTCGACGTCGCGACGGGCTGGAGCTCGGTCAAACCCCTCGCCGTCACGGAGCCGGAGGCGACCTACGGCGTCGTCGGGGCCACGGACGGCTTCGTCGCCCTCGCGCTGCTCGAAGACCACATGTGGCTCCGCCTGTGCACGGCGCTGGGCTGGCCCGCCGACCCGGCCCTGGCCACCTACGCCGAGCGGCGCGGCCACGCGGCGGAGATCCGCGCGCGGCTGGAAACCGCGTTCGCGCAGTGCACCGTCGCGGAACTGATCGCGCTGGCCCACGAGCACGACCTGCCGCTCGGCCCCACCGACGCCACGGGCGATCCGGACACCGTCGCCCAGCTGCGCGCCCGGGGCCGCGACGGCAGCCCGGCAGCGCGCCACACCCCGTTGCCGCTCAACCTGATCACCCCGCAGGAGTCCTGA